The Oncorhynchus tshawytscha isolate Ot180627B linkage group LG18, Otsh_v2.0, whole genome shotgun sequence genome has a window encoding:
- the pln gene encoding cardiac phospholamban produces the protein MDKVQHTMRSAIRRASMAVDVPPQARQNMQELFVNFSLILICLLLIYIIVLLM, from the coding sequence ATGGATAAGGTGCAGCACACGATGCGCTCGGCCATCCGCAGAGCCTCCATGGCGGTGGACGTGCCCCCCCAGGCCAGGCAGAACATGCAGGAGCTCTTTGTCAACTTCAGCCTCATCCTCATCTGCCTGCTGCTCATCTACATCATCGTGTTGTTGATGTGA